AAAAGAGAGCAAACTAGAGATAAATACTAAATGTGTCGTTATTCTTCAAAACAAAGATGGTTTCACAAGTCTTGCAGCCATACCTCATTAAGGCTGACGGTATCCGAATTGTGATGGACATGCTCGTATTCAACTAAGATTTGTGAAAAAGTCAGATTACACAACAGTTTTCTAAAAAGTGTTGGACTCCACCATAGTATAACCACTGTGCAAATCACCATCTACCGTCAACAATTTCAATGTCTTATTCACTCTGAAACGAGTAGAGTTTATATagagtgagtgagagagaggTCAATGTAGTGTCACTTGAAAACTGCAATTTTTACTCTCGTTTTTTTACCGGTTTTACTtgtcttttttactttttatatattatcttctaTTTATTACCCATTTTGATGTTGCCTTATTCATGGTCAAATAATGCACAACCACGAGTAATACCATCACAgtctctttggttttgttacgAATTACTAGTAGTATCTAATCCGTATGTCAATGGGTTAGAAGTGATAAATTccattatgtatatatagtaaatacTAAATACAACAATATCACtttaaaaaatccaaaactatatatttaaaacgGAATTCTcttgaggaaaaaaataaatggaatTCTCTTTTAGTGtttgatatatacaaattaatagGATTGGTAATAATCCCCCTTGATATGAATACAACAGAAAAGACTAACAATCAGTTTATCAAACTATTGTACATTTCCTCTACCAACCACCAAACAAGAAGGAATCGATTCAAAAGCAGAGTAACTCATGTCACTTAGCCACTAAGGTCACCGACGTTTCCCCTCGAAGGAATGGTAAACAATGCTTATCAAACACCCACAAACCATCTCTCTAGATATTCACGTATGTTTAGATAAAAGTATCTCTTGATACATGAATATGTATGTCACGTGTGAAGAATTCTTATGCTCAGTCGACAAATCTAGCATTGGTCCGGTGGGACATGAAAACCCTGACATTATGCTCGACTTGTCTAGAATACTATGCCCCATTTATTATCCTTTTACATAGTACTGTATCAATTACAAAAATGGGGATAGGACAAGATCCTAATTATCAATTCCTCGAGTCCAAAGTTATGGGTACCACGTGAATTATTTTAcgaattttctttattatcttGACTTCTTTAcctgattttttatattttcaactaCATGGAGACATGGCAAAACGAAAAATGAGGCTATTCAATCTCCAACTTtatctcaaaattttatttttccctcTCTTTAAGACCACTTCTAATAATAAGTGTGGTTCTTGGCTTTTTGGTAAAGAATAGACACCAATTGTCCTTTTTTATTACAATAAATTCGgacaaatttgatttcttgtgATGGTGGATCCCTTTTTCTCGTGCTTCGAGCTCCAATAAacttttcttacatttttaatccatttttacgttgatatttttttataaaatttccaCCACCTTACAAAAGATTTTAGCTTTTTGTGTTACTAATTAAAATCAGAACAAAAGTTGCAAGTCTTTCATCTCTATGCACAAATGGCGAAAGAGAACAGTAGTCATAGCCTTGCAGaagcaaagagaaagagactcACTTGGATTCTTTGTGTAAGTGGACTTTGCATATTGTCTTATGTTCTTGGATCTTGGCAAACCAACACTGTCCCAACTTCTTCCTCTGAGGCTTACTCAAGAATGGGATGTGATGAAACATCAACAACCACTCGGGCTCAGACTACTCAGACTCAAACAAATCCTTCTTCTGACGatacttcttcctctttgtctTCCTCAGAACCAGTTGAGTTAGATTTCGAAAGCCATCACAAACTCGAGCTGAAGATTACGAATCAAACCGTAAAGTACTTTGAGCCATGTGACATGTCTTTGAGTGAGTACACTCCATGTGAAGAtcgagagagaggaagaagatttgataGGAACATGATGAAGTACAGAGAGAGACATTGTCCTTCTAAAGATGAGCTTCTTTATTGTCTGATTCCTCCTCCACCAAACTACAAGATTCCATTCAAGTGGCCTCAAAGTAGAGATTATGCTTGGTACGACAACATTCCACACAAGGAGCTTAGTATTGAGAAAGCTATCCAGAACTGGATTCAAGTAGAAGGGGAAAGATTCAGGTTCCCTGGTGGTGGCACAATGTTTCCACGTGGAGCTGATGCTTACATTGATGATATTGCTAGACTCATTCCTCTTACTGATGGAGCCATTAGAACAGCTATTGATACAGGATGTGGTGTAAGTTTCGATTTCTTGTTACCATTTTTATATGCATCTATCtatctttgatttgttttttaatagttctgttttcttagtttatttttttaattacaacaAATGATTATGTTAAAATACGACTTCTTGATTGGTTACCAAATCGGAAGGATAATAGTTTAATTAATTCGGTATCATTTGGTTGTTTAGGTGGCGAGTTTTGGTGCATACTTGTTGAAGAGGGATATTGTGGCTATGTCATTTGCTCCAAGGGACACTCATGAAGCTCAAGTTCAATTTGCGTTGGAACGTGGAGTTCCTGCGATTATCGGGATTATGGGATCAAGAAGGCTTCCTTATCCAGCTAGAGCTTTTGATCTTGCTCACTGTTCTCGTTGTTTGATTCCTTGGTTTCAAAATGGTAAAGAACATTTTCTTGACTTGTTTTTTCCATAAGGTTTCTTGATTGGTGTAgcaaataaccaaaaaaagaattggaTGTGTGTAGATGGTTTGTACTTGACCGAAGTGGACCGGGTTTTAAGACCGGGCGGTTATTGGATCCTTTCGGGTCCACCGATCAACTGGAAGAAATACTGGAAAGGCTGGGAAAGATCACAAGAGGATTTGAAGCAAGAGCAAGATTCTATAGAAGATGCAGCAAGAAGTCTTTGTTGGAAGAAAGTTACAGAAAAGGGTGATTTATCAATTTGGCAAAAGCCTATCAATCACGTTGAGTGTAACAAACTCAAACGAGTTCACAAAACTCCTCCTCTATGCAGTAAATCAGATTTACCCGATTTTGCTTGGTAATAATCTCAACCCCTCCTAAAAGTTTCATATttacttacattttttttgtattataagTTTTACGTGAATGCGAATTAAATCACCGAATTTAGATATTAattctacatttttctttttaaaatttagagttttggtaaaaaatgttttttcttacaaagtTTAGAGTTAGTATCTGAATTTCGAGATTTATGAGATAAAACATGAATGTTGCATagaacttttatatttttttctctgttttcttgtataaGATGTTTTAcctatttgtttctctttcttttaattttaattttctatgcaacattcaaatttatttagtgTAAATTGTTCTATGCAGCATTCAATTTTATTGtagttagttagttagttctagaaattgaaaaaaaaattagaaataaatcgCTAAAACATCTTATTCTACTCAACggaaaaatgatttttgataATAGGTACAAAGATTTGGAATCTTGTGTAACACCATTACCAGAAGCAAACAGTTCAGACGAATTCGCAGGCGGTGCATTGGAGGATTGGCCAAACCGAGCTTTTGCGGTGCCACCTAGGATAATCGGGGGAACCATTCCGGACATTAATGCTGAGAAATTCAGAGAAGACAATGAAGTGTGGAAGGAGAGAATATCATATTACAAACAGATAATGCCAGAGCTTTCAAGAGGAAGATTTAGGAACATAATGGACATGAATGCATACTTGGGAGGATTTGCTGCGGCAATGATGAAATATCCATCTTGGGTTATGAATGTGGTTCCTGTGGATGCTGAGAAGCAAACGTTAGGGGTTATCTTTGAACGAGGATTTATAGGGACTTATCAAGATTGGTGTGAAGGATTCTCTACGTATCCGAGAACTTATGATTTGATTCATGCTGGTGGATTGTTCAGCATTTATGAGAACAGGTAAACACAAATTACTACATTTTAATTGCGTTTATGTTATACTTATATAGTAGATAAATCTATACACTGAAAcattttaaggaaaaaattatttgttaatgGTAAATGTTAAACACACATGAAAGGTAGATCTTTCGTTTGCGTTtgcaatttacaaaatattatatgaaaataaactCACAAATTTGTGCGTCCAATACTCCAATCATTTACAAGggatatataattaatttatattatgaatatatgtttttcaaatattatcatttaaactatatgataaaaaaacatgtacATTTTCGATAACTTGGGCTTTTAAATATGAactatctttatttattttttatttttttaaaagaaactaagtaatcttttttttttctgttcttaaaATTCTAGTGTACTAGAAATTGTGCACTTGCATTTTTGTTTGCGTTCTCACTAACGTGAATcctaatgttgttgttgttgttgttgttgatgaaagGTGTGATGTTACATTAATACTACTTGAGATGGATAGAATTTTGAGACCAGAAGGAACCGTGGTGTTTAGAGACACTGTGGAAATGTTGACGAAGATACAAAGCATAACCAATGGAATGAGGTGGAAGAGTCGGATTTTGGATCATGAGAGAGGTCCTTTTAATCCTGAGAAGATCCTTCTCGCTGTAAAATCCTATTGGACCGGTCCTTCTTCTTAGCTAGTTCTAGCTTTCTTGGAACTCTCTACtctaatctttttcttatcttgtgtgtctcatctttgttttatttttaattgtttgttttaaaagatttctatgattatataagaaaatacagGGAGGATCAACATCTTCAGAGACATGTTGCTTCTCGAGAACATTTTACATGCATTTGAGGTTTTGAATGGTTGTCATAAAGCCAACTCCTCTAGCCGAATCACTCTTAAAATcgacatatatatttctaaagcTTTTGATTCGGTTGAGATGAGACTTTTTACTAAGCTTGCTTCATGTATTAAACTTTCAATCGGAGTTTATGGAATGCATCAGAGCGTGTAGTTGCTCCCCTTCCTTCTCACTCACTAGCAACGGTACATCctcaagatttttaaaaggcaAATCAGGGCTGAGACAAGGTGATCCGCTCTCGCCATCTCTTTTTGTCATGTTAATGAATGTGCTATCTCTAATGCTGAATCAAACAAGCATGTTTTTACGGTGTTTTTACGGTGCTCTCCAAGTTTGAACAGATCTTTGACCTCTCGGTTAATCTAGCAAAACAATTAGCATGTTTTGTTCGGGTGTTGATGACACGATACTGCTGCAAGtccaaaacaagttttttctctctctagttGCCCCTCTAATCTGTTACCTTGGTTTGTCGTGGTGTTCAAGGAAATTTTCAGTTGCAGACTGTGATCCTCTAGTACCTTAGCTttgcaaaaaaagaatagttCGTCATATTTGAGTCTCGCATGTGGATATACGCTCATCTCTTCGCGGGATATCATGGATAATTGTTTTATGGAGCTTTATGTTCATGCTACCAAAGCTGATTATACGTCATACAAACACACTTTACAACACCTATTTTTGGCATGGCTCTATTTGGGTGGCTTGGCATTCTCTTTCAGTACCAAATCACTCAAAATACAAGATCGAATACACCCCGGCCTACATTTGTATTGCACCAAAATTAAGAACATattcatgattttatttgttattttaatttattggtAGCTCGACAATTACTAAAGAATATTGTTTACATTACAGAAAAATCTAGAATCAATTCATTATTATTCTTTATGttgtttttcatttgtatGCATCCTTAGTATGTACATGCTTCGTCTTGTGATGCATCATTTCATCTCAATAacaagttataaaaaaaaagtttaacaacaaaaaaagaaaattatacatGAATGATAACACTAAATTTTACCATGTTTTAGATTATGCTTTCCATGCATTTAGCTTAGTTTCATGACTATTTTCATGCATTCCTAGTCATTTTCTTTCACATTTCATGTTTTGCATTGCATTATATAGCATATTTGCATATGGAGTGATTTGCAGGTAAAACATGTGCTTTTGGACCTGTTTTGGGAGTTTCTAGCACAAGGAGAGGATTTGCTCAAATTTGCACATGAAGGGAAGGACAAGGAGCTATGCTCGGGGATTTTGCTCGGCCTGTTGATCGAGTACCAAGCCGAAGAGTTGTCGTCTGAAGAAGTGAAGCTGCTCGACCTAACCTTCACGAGAAGAAGTCGAGTTCACCTACTCGGTATTTCTACTCGGCTTCTTGTCGAGTGGTGCTTCACCGCCTTAGTTATTTGTCGTTTTACTTTTTAGGGGTTCCTTGTATTTACTATAAACAGACCTCTTAGGTTATTGTACAAAAGCATATTTGCTTTGTCCGCTGGATTAtagattttctttgtttgtagtTCATTTTCCTATTGATCTAttgagtttttgagttttattttttctgcaAAGTTGTTCATCTTGTTTAGATGATTAGATCTATAACATACTAAGTTTATAATGATTTAtgggttttatgatttttctgggttttgtatGATGATGTTCTTAAGTGTTCTTGAGTAGTGTTCTTCATAGCTCTTGAGGATGGGTTAGGTTTAGGCgtatttctctgtttctttagctAACTAAGTGTTTATATGTATGATTTCCTTCCAGATTAGGTGTTCTTACTGctatttccttttttgatCAATTGGAGGTTGATCTCAGACTTCCCACACCCAAaaggtgtttgatgaaatgtctgaactaACTAATTCCACTGATTTACATACTCTAGCCCAAGAGATTAGATGTTTAAAATActaattgattttaatagaTTGTTGTTTAATGTCTGCtttgctatgtttcatcaatgaCAATTGATATTAGGAAGTAGTAAAGTGATGAGGATCAttgtcacgagagtggattgatcTGATTTTGAATCTATTGTGTATGGATAGCTTGATTGAGGTTGTTAGTTAGCTAAATGGATTGAGGAGTCAACTAGAATCCATTCGCCCCATTCTTAAGACCTATGTTCCTTCTGATTGATTGAATTTCTTGTTCATCTGCTCGAATTTTGTGTTCCTTCTGTTTAGTTCATCTGCTCGCTTGACTTGTTTACTCGACATGCATGTTCAATATGCTCGGCCGAATACCTTGTATGTTCTCTATTTAGTTTGCTCTTTAGTTTATGCATTTGATAGCACCTGTCTTTAGTCTACTTATTGCATTGTTGCCTTGTTTA
This sequence is a window from Arabidopsis thaliana chromosome 1 sequence. Protein-coding genes within it:
- a CDS encoding S-adenosyl-L-methionine-dependent methyltransferases superfamily protein (S-adenosyl-L-methionine-dependent methyltransferases superfamily protein; CONTAINS InterPro DOMAIN/s: Protein of unknown function DUF248, methyltransferase putative (InterPro:IPR004159); BEST Arabidopsis thaliana protein match is: S-adenosyl-L-methionine-dependent methyltransferases superfamily protein (TAIR:AT4G10440.1); Has 1106 Blast hits to 1098 proteins in 101 species: Archae - 5; Bacteria - 135; Metazoa - 1; Fungi - 2; Plants - 950; Viruses - 0; Other Eukaryotes - 13 (source: NCBI BLink).), with amino-acid sequence MAKENSSHSLAEAKRKRLTWILCVSGLCILSYVLGSWQTNTVPTSSSEAYSRMGCDETSTTTRAQTTQTQTNPSSDDTSSSLSSSEPVELDFESHHKLELKITNQTVKYFEPCDMSLSEYTPCEDRERGRRFDRNMMKYRERHCPSKDELLYCLIPPPPNYKIPFKWPQSRDYAWYDNIPHKELSIEKAIQNWIQVEGERFRFPGGGTMFPRGADAYIDDIARLIPLTDGAIRTAIDTGCGVASFGAYLLKRDIVAMSFAPRDTHEAQVQFALERGVPAIIGIMGSRRLPYPARAFDLAHCSRCLIPWFQNDGLYLTEVDRVLRPGGYWILSGPPINWKKYWKGWERSQEDLKQEQDSIEDAARSLCWKKVTEKGDLSIWQKPINHVECNKLKRVHKTPPLCSKSDLPDFAWYKDLESCVTPLPEANSSDEFAGGALEDWPNRAFAVPPRIIGGTIPDINAEKFREDNEVWKERISYYKQIMPELSRGRFRNIMDMNAYLGGFAAAMMKYPSWVMNVVPVDAEKQTLGVIFERGFIGTYQDWCEGFSTYPRTYDLIHAGGLFSIYENRCDVTLILLEMDRILRPEGTVVFRDTVEMLTKIQSITNGMRWKSRILDHERGPFNPEKILLAVKSYWTGPSS